The Gossypium hirsutum isolate 1008001.06 chromosome D02, Gossypium_hirsutum_v2.1, whole genome shotgun sequence region TGAATAGTATAATTAGAATTTTAGTGCCTCTCAAATGTAAATAATTCCATTAAGaacttttaaccatttttttaataaaaaatacaattttgactcctcttaaaaaattaaaaatttaaatttaaattatttttatacaaatttttttagcttttagcACATAATTTCTACCTTCTTCACTGATGTTGAGATAGTGTTTGACGTGAAACTCAATTAGACTTGTTAGGTTGGAATACATAGTCCAAAAATCATTTACAACGTTGCGCCGTTGAAGTGAACAAGGATTAACTTGGAAACATCGAAAGACCCAACCTATATTCAAGACTCAGTACACACAAACGGACTTGTACATCGAGAGGCCTGCACTGCACTTtaaataatttaaccaaaaatacAAACATATATATTGATACAACCAAGAAAATAAGAAGCCTTTTTGTTTTCTATAACCCCCCCCCCCCTATACATATCACTTATAATCAGGATTCATTTCAGATATAGAATAAAATCGGGGAAGAGGAATTAGTGTTAAATAATTAAGTGGTTGATATATGGCATCCAAGAAGGGTATGGCAATTGCTAGCCTTGTGCTTAGacttttcactattttatttgcAGCTGGCTGTATAGTGGTTCTCATACTAGACAAGGCTCCCAACGGTGGCGATTCCAATGTAACATTCAGGGATGTCATTGGCTACAAGTATGTTTTCGCCACCGCTGCTGTTGCAGCAGCCTATTGCCTATTGCTGTTACCCTTTACAATGTACCGTGCTTGTTGTACCGGAAAGAAGCTCGTTCGTGGTCCTTTCTTGCCTGCCTTGTACTTTTATGGAGACAAGGTATCCGCCATTTACATTATTAAATTTCCTCCTTTTAGTCACCAACATTGCTAAATGCTAATTATATTTCATTACTACGACAGGTGGTTGCCTTTGTTTTGGCATCGGGTGTTGGTGCCGGTTTTTTGGACACTGCGGATCTGAAAGTAGCTTATGGTGATTTCTTCGAATTATTCGGGGAAGATTTCAAGGATACTCCCTTGGAAGGTTTCTTTAACAAGGGATATGTGGCGACGGCTCTTCTAGCAGGTGCATTCTTATGCATGGCTATTCTTTCACAATTTTCCTTCCCCCGCCGACCCCCCACCGACGCCACAAACAAAGGTTTCTTCTTCCGATGAATGATTTCTCTCCGATGCCAACAACACTTGATATATCTTTGACTTTGAGTTGAGGCCAGCAacaacatatatttttctttcatttttatttatttatggctCAAATAAATAAGATGGTGAAAAGCATCAAATTGATGTCTCTCACTTAGATAAATGATGCTTCTTCTACTTTTAGCTTAACCAAGACCAACACTGTAGGCTGTAGCATCTATAATTACTGTCTGCATAAATAAAAGTACTGTTTTTTCTCATCATTAGCATACGATTCTTTTTGTAGAAAAGTTAGTATTTCAAAATTTTGCTTAATACTTCTTTTAGCTAAAATATTGTACAAACTTTTATAAGTGTGGTCTCCATTTTGTATACTCGGTTATCTCAATTTAAATTTCTCTTACAGTAAATGTTAAGTATAATGATATGTTGTCACGTGTTAAGAAAAAGTAATAATttcacttatttttaaaatattcataaaaatttaaaaaaaaaatctaaaacccCCCAAAGGCTTAAAACTTAGaatattacaaaaacaaaaaaatcacatttttttttcaaattataaaagatttaaaaattattagagTTGGCAAAATAGGCTCGAGCCCGAAAGCCCGCCCATGCTTATCCGAGTCCCAAAAAGTATGAAAAAAATTCGAGCTCGAGAAAGTTAGAACCCGACAAAATCCGAGCCCAAGATAAATTTGACTCAAAGCCCGACTTTACAACTAAACAATCATAGTAgactataattttatgatattacttaaaaataaaattaaaatataaataaatgataaaccatgatttttttgaaaatttattccTAAGTATTGCATGTTTgtactattttttattaattgggaaaataattttatattaaattataaagtgaaataatttttttagaatattaatttaatttaaaatattttaatactataattataagtgtataataaatatataaaattaaactttaatgataatataataatatattgttagagttgtgtgacccaaattctaagagattgcttgcaagtcaagttaaacaaaaatatattttctttctagaagatttagtatttattagtataatatatttaacatttattagtatagtttatttgacttactaattcagcctataaataggctcttttacaatcttagaaaaatacccattagattagaactcataacacattcagataattttatatttacgttttgagggttctttgtttttttgggttttcggggtttagttttatctccatcgtttgtactcttcattctttagccattatagtaaaattatctttgcccgtggttttttatcctctttggaggagtttttccatgttaaatttgtatgttcatcttctcaatttcttctgctatttttacttgtttgttgcttaatcgggacgatcctaacaagtggtatcagagctagtttaattttcataaatcagcCCGTTCAgatatggcagcaacaaggtttgaaatgagaagttcgatggtgagacaaatttcaatctatggcaagttcggatgatggcaattctagttcaaaacggcttgaaaaaggttgttacagggaaaaagcctgaaaatctaaatcaaacagaatgggaagagcttgatgaaaaggccttgtctgcaatccagttgtgcctcgcgaatatagtattgcaagaggtattgatggagaagacctcattcgccttatggaaaaggttagaaactctttatgtgactaagtctttggctaaccgtttagtgttgaaacaacgtctatttatgtttcgcatgaacgaaggtgagcttcttagagatcacattagtcaattcattactcttttaaatgatttaaaggacgttgaggttcatattgaccatgaagatcaagctatgctattattgtgctctttaccctcttcatacaagtctttcagggagaccttgatttatggaagagacaaactctcgttcgaagatgtgaagggtcatttgttgagtagagacaaactcgacaatgagtttggtttgaatagcaaagcagataggcaagcttccattttggtagcatcaaagaaacgagacaaaaggtgtcgctattgtaaaaagttaggtcatgtcaaagcagattgttataaactacgaaataaaagagctgctgagagtaacgaggaagatgtagttggtgctaatttggtcaataaaagtggtgatgatttcttgttagtgtcaacgagcgataactccaagcttacgtttgagtggatcctagattcaggatgttctttccacatgtgtcccaatagagaatagttctccacatacagttcagttgaaggtggagttgtgcatatgcgaaacgattcatctagtaagataatcggtattggtactgttaaaattaggatacacgacgagacgattaggacactctcagatgtcaggtatgtacctgatttacgaaagaatctcatctctttgagtattttagacttgaaaggatgcagaatcaacatcgagtcgagcgacattaaagtatatCATGGAGCTCTCGTtatgttaaaaggtaaaagaactggcagtctttatattctggaaggttctacagtgaccggtgaaattggACGTCattcgtccgttacggagtcaaagtcaactcgtttggagccgaggcaacttggtcataggagggaaaaaggtatgaccgtttcgttgaagagaggttctcttttggatgcaggttttgaaaagttagggcactgtattcgtgaaaatcagaccctggttagttttgatttggcagtgcataagtcgaaggctagaagttttccagcttctaagcatagatttgacttagttaattccctgcatagttcaagataggcccgtggcgggttttggcaaagatggcgttgaaagaattcgtgtcaaagtggagattgttagagttgtgtgacccaaattctaagagattgcttgcaagtcaagttaaacaaaaatatattttctttctagaagatttagtatttattagtataatatatttaacatttattagtatagtttatttgacttactaatttagcctataaataggctcttttacaatcttagaaaaatacccattagattagaattcataacacattcagagaattttatgtttacgttttgagggttctttgtttttcgggttttcggggtttagttttatctccatcgtttgtactcttcattcttttgccattatagtaaaattatctttgcccgtggtttttatcctctttggaggggtttttccacgttaaatttgtgtgttcatcttctcaatttcttctgctatttttacttgtttgttgcttaattggGACGATCCTAACatatattatattactattatcaAAATCAATTTCCTAACCTATATACTAAATTAGAATATATCTACTACATAAACTAACATAATATatactattaataatataatataatatataattattactaatacataaaatattattaattgtaATATATAATGTGGTactaatatatataactattattacaATATAGATTACaataaaagatatagtattacatgatattataatgttcAATCATTGGTGCAtacatataaactattaatatattatttattatttagtatgtGATATGATAcaacattatataatatagtagaAAGGCTAGCTTTCATATGTAcgaaagtatagggacttaaagCATATGTCAACCAATATAATGATAAACAATAACATATAATGTACTActattatatataactattacattatagattataataaaagatatagtattacttgatattataatgtttaattattgaTGCATATATGACTATTAATATTTTGTATACTATATGGTATGATATAGCATAATATAATATTGAACAAGTGCTAACTTTCAAATGtacgaaaagtatagggacttagagcatatttcaatcaatataataaacaataatatataataattaatatatatatgtactactattatatatggctattattatattatagattataataaaaatgtaGTATTACAAGATATTATAGTGTTCAATCATTGGTGCAtacatataaactattaatatattatatattatatgatataatataaaattatataataaaggaGGGCTAACTTTCAAATGtgcaaaaagtatagggacttagagtATATTTCAATCAGTATAATGACCGAGCCCTGACTTGCATGCACCTGGGCTTAGAAATATGCAATTAAATATATGAGATTACATGCAATGTCTGCAAGTGTACAAGTCGAAttgtattataattataattacaatgAAATATTGGAAGTAGTCTGAAGATCATAACCAAGGGAGGTTTGATTAAACTAACCTAGGTTTAAATAGTTACTAATTTACTCGTCATATTACGATTAAAGCAAAAATTACGAGTTTCAATAAACAGGACTAAATTGCATTGATTATTAAATACCAAATTAACAATCAAATTAACCAGGCAAAAAGGTGATTAACTTCCATGTTCATGATTAACTCAGATTCAGGGATTTTTACCAATTAGCTAATAATTAACCTAGGCAATACTTTTCAGCCTATAACTAACTTAATTAATCGTCTTAGACCACTTATCTTTTGACCTGATGGAACTAAGTCGAGCTAGGTTGAACTGGTGTTAAGTAGAATTGTAACATTCCACCCGATGTAGTCCTAGTGTTCGAATATTGTTTATCAAAGTATGGTGTTTAGAGCAAGTTCTGAGTGGGTAAGGTATTAATTGTGACTAAGTATGTAAGTCTGTGAGCGCACCCTTGGGAGAAGCTTGTGATGGGCGAGCTTGATGGTTTGGCGGACTCTTTTGAAGAGTATATGCCACCTCGGCTGTTAGAGGAATATGTTAAGTCCTCAGCTTGATAGAaccatttattatattattattattttattattctggcTGAACAATTTAGTTAGACATATGGGAATTAGTTAGAATAGAACTAAATTACCGTAGCCAATAAGACTCGTATTTATGATGAGAGAGAAAATTCTTAGTTACAAGAATCGAGGAGGTTAGTGGAATAATCGATTTATCCACTAAACCTAGCTTTCGTGTTTATTTGTATAAAGTTGGTATTAGCTTCTTGAGCAAGCTTTTACGTCTTCTTTTGTCTTCACAGTTTCTTCTCAAactttcttttcacttttctctCAGAAAGTCTAAGACCAGAGATCTGCTTAAAGATTTGGGTTCGTTGTACTCAACCAACTCTTTCCTTGTTTTAGCACCTGGTAAATGTCGGTGAACCTTAGgttattttcatggttatttacGTGACTTTAGAGTTGCACACTTAAGAATCAATTTTGAGTGTAAGGCAGAAAACTTCTTAAATCTGGGTT contains the following coding sequences:
- the LOC107907636 gene encoding CASP-like protein 4D1 → MASKKGMAIASLVLRLFTILFAAGCIVVLILDKAPNGGDSNVTFRDVIGYKYVFATAAVAAAYCLLLLPFTMYRACCTGKKLVRGPFLPALYFYGDKVVAFVLASGVGAGFLDTADLKVAYGDFFELFGEDFKDTPLEGFFNKGYVATALLAGAFLCMAILSQFSFPRRPPTDATNKGFFFR